The genomic DNA aaagctttatatctGTTCTCTTCCTTAAATTTTCCATCGTTTTTCCAAAGACTGCATTATTcatgagtttaaaaaaatccttctcAAAGTCATTCTTTGAAAGCTTTCTTTTCTCTGTGTTAAAATCGATATATTTTTTGAGCCAGGGTCGTTGTTCAAACGCGAGTACCCTATGAATCTTGGTAAGTCTCATTCCAAGTGATAAGTAGAGTTTCAAATTCCTATAATGTACCACGTATTTCTTTGGATATAAATTCGGTATCAATTTTTCTGTCGAAGTTCCTTTTAAATCTAAATCTTCCAATAGCTTTTTCGCATAGGGCGATAACATTTCATCTGTTACCTTCAACTTTTCGGGAGCGAGTGGATATTCGCTTAGGTCATCGTGCAATTCGATTGGATATTCTAGGTCAACTTCTAGTATATAtccattttcattctcatcTGCAATGTCACTTATATGAAGGTTTTCAATTTCACAATCGTCTAGCCATTTGAAGTCTTTAACAGGAAGAGCCTGAGACATGGCCCATCCGTATAAGTTGTTGGCATCTAGGTACATCACATGGCTATTTGGTTCATTTTCGTCGTAATTTGGAACATTTTTATTGTTAGCTTTGGCATGACGCTGGGATATCGTTGATATTCCCCCTCTTAAACCTTTCTCTATAAACAAATGCATGTCTACGTCAGTGAGTAATTCTAAATTCACACCTGTCATTTTCAAGGCAGCTTGCCAGGCTAAACCGGGCGAGGTGTAGAAATGTGCAGCATCCAATCCATAGTAGTTGAGACAGAtctccctgaaattttcaaaaacgtCGGCTAATGCAAGGACATCTGATAGAACGTATAGATCGTGGTACTGTCCAAGATTCTGTATGTTAAACAATTGCCATACATGTTGTGCATGCGCATAGTCCAGTGTGGTTATACCTTCTCCCGATAGTGTACTATAAAAATCTTCAATCGGTGGTAGTTGAGTTTCCACAAACCTTGCCTCGGAATCAAAATACTCGTATGGGTATACTTGTTTTCGCAGAAGTAGACTTATCTGTTCTTCTCCAAAGTGGCTTGTCATATGTCTAA from Mytilus trossulus isolate FHL-02 chromosome 8, PNRI_Mtr1.1.1.hap1, whole genome shotgun sequence includes the following:
- the LOC134727838 gene encoding uncharacterized protein LOC134727838 — encoded protein: MEKYISFSLGCMDFIDSLQFISSSLQKLVENLAKEGSSKFRHMTSHFGEEQISLLLRKQVYPYEYFDSEARFVETQLPPIEDFYSTLSGEGITTLDYAHAQHVWQLFNIQNLGQYHDLYVLSDVLALADVFENFREICLNYYGLDAAHFYTSPGLAWQAALKMTGVNLELLTDVDMHLFIEKGLRGGISTISQRHAKANNKNVPNYDENEPNSHVMYLDANNLYGWAMSQALPVKDFKWLDDCEIENLHISDIADENENGYILEVDLEYPIELHDDLSEYPLAPEKLKVTDEMLSPYAKKLLEDLDLKGTSTEKLIPNLYPKKYVVHYRNLKLYLSLGMRLTKIHRVLAFEQRPWLKKYIDFNTEKRKLSKNDFEKDFFKLMNNAVFGKTMENLRKRTDIKLLSDQSKARKLISKPTFHAFKIFNENLVAVHMMKQRLYLNRPIYVGFAILDLSKTLMYDFHYIYMKNKYGPKATLLFTDTDSLCYTVSTNDIYQDMMEDNHLFDTSEYDPNHPLHSTLNKKVLGKMKDETHGIPIQEFVGLKSKMYIDI